A single Anopheles funestus chromosome 2RL, idAnoFuneDA-416_04, whole genome shotgun sequence DNA region contains:
- the LOC125761946 gene encoding uncharacterized protein LOC125761946: MVRCLYLVILLGTLFRLSHAGFMDWLRGDNVDEQWGHKVGRIYVEVLSPKGIRLWTAYNPDTELLGVELYVKYYGGSTEALECGLCQNVTEPVDGKFMLESANLVARFGDVLQYYIITFDGVTTKRHAVRRMFVREELIKPNDRCVCPERELPGLLRVAPTAEVDLLERMILRALSNGSRHCESISNWLVLRAEPRNEQADLLEYVRTYLDLLLLRAKWLTLETGGSGWTSARPSALVVEAEDHANGIAFRVRSTMVKLQMLDLMSFSGVIEDYDGVL; this comes from the exons ATGGTTCGGTGTCTATATCTTGTGATTTTATTGGGGACGCTTTTTCGATTGTCCCATGCCGGTTTCATGGACTGGTTGCGTGGAGACAACGTGGACGAACAGTGGGGTCACAAGGTAGGTAGAATTTATGTGGAAGTCCTCTCGCCGAAAGGCATCCGCCTGTGGACAGCGTACAATCCCGACACAGAGCTGCTGGGTGTGGAGCTGTACGTGAAGTACTACGGTGGAAGTACGGAAGCACTCGAGTGTGGCCTTTGCCAGAACGTTACCGAACCGGTGGATGGGAAGTTTATGTTGGAGAGTGCGAACTTGGTGGCCCGCTTCGGGGATGTTCTTCAGTACTACATCATAACGTTCGACGGCGTTACAACGAAGCGACATGCCGTAAGGCGAATGTTTGTGCGAG AGGAGCTTATCAAACCGAACGATCGATGTGTCTGCCCTGAACGTGAGCTGCCGGGGCTTCTACGTGTTGCACCGACGGCTGAGGTGGACCTACTCGAGCGCATGATACTGCGTGCACTGAGCAATGGAAGCCGTCACTGTGAATCGATCTCTAACTGGCTCGTGTTACGGGCGGAACCACGCAACGAACAGGCCGATTTGCTTGAGTACGTGCGAACCTATCTCgatctgttgctgttgcgagCGAAATGGCTCACACTGGAAACAGGTGGCAGCGGTTGGACAAGTGCACGACCATCGGCATTGGTTGTGGAGGCGGAAGATCATGCGAATGGAATTGCATTCCGGGTGAGATCTACTATGGTGAAGCTGCAAATGTTGGATCTTATGAGTTTCAGCGGCGTGATAGAGGACTACGATGGTGTTTTATAG